One Thomasclavelia spiroformis DSM 1552 DNA window includes the following coding sequences:
- a CDS encoding response regulator transcription factor yields the protein MILIIEDEKNISNLLKLELTHANYECDQAFDGESGLNKALNQDYELILLDLMLPRINGIEVCRQLRLKKQTPIIMLTARDEVMDKVNGLQVGADDYLAKPFAMEELLARINALLRRVSNQNKSLKYKYGEIEIDVINHHVKFKDETITLTTTEFDLLSLLVQNGGNIVTKNDILNKVWGYEKNVSTNVVEVYIRYLRNKLAGINIETIRGIGYRLV from the coding sequence ATGATATTGATTATTGAAGATGAAAAAAATATCTCTAATTTATTAAAGCTAGAATTAACACATGCAAATTATGAATGTGATCAAGCTTTTGATGGTGAAAGTGGTCTAAACAAGGCTCTTAATCAAGATTATGAATTGATTCTTCTTGATTTGATGTTACCTAGAATCAATGGAATTGAAGTATGCCGGCAACTTCGTTTAAAAAAACAAACACCTATTATTATGCTGACAGCTAGAGACGAAGTCATGGATAAAGTAAATGGCTTACAAGTGGGAGCTGATGATTATTTAGCTAAACCATTTGCAATGGAAGAACTGCTCGCCAGAATAAATGCGTTGTTAAGAAGAGTTTCAAACCAAAATAAATCATTAAAATATAAATATGGTGAAATTGAAATCGATGTTATAAACCATCATGTGAAATTTAAAGATGAAACAATTACTCTTACTACAACAGAATTTGATTTATTAAGTTTATTAGTTCAAAATGGTGGAAATATTGTAACAAAAAATGATATTTTAAATAAAGTTTGGGGTTATGAGAAAAATGTTTCTACTAATGTTGTAGAAGTTTATATTCGCTATCTTAGAAATAAATTAGCAGGTATTAATATAGAAACTATTCGTGGAATAGGATATCGACTAGTATGA
- a CDS encoding sensor histidine kinase, translated as MKKNKSFRFQLTFSTSLIIMSFIGIFSLILLVYMTYYLLIISKIYTMDENVMTPIASIIILLLFILAITALISSIICGITISDKYLKTVNKFNNNVKQIKKDGLKHRLQIEGNDELGQLGKEFNDVLDQLETSLNQQNQFVSDASHELKTPLAIIKGNLDMLLRWGKDDPEILNSSLEISSKEADRLIMLCNELLHLTREMKVKCKEAINIIPIINQIIKEFEELHPDFTFTITIDSKKKIWITEEHLRQLLIILLDNAVKYSKADNKKIELKFINYELKVKDYGIGIEESKINYIFNRFYKTDESRVKNSNSFGLGLAIAKRLCDHYGFKISVISKLNEYSEFTINLKKEEEKDL; from the coding sequence ATGAAAAAAAATAAATCTTTTCGTTTTCAACTAACATTTTCAACTTCGCTAATTATTATGAGTTTTATTGGTATATTTAGTTTAATCTTACTTGTATATATGACATATTATCTACTTATAATTAGTAAAATATATACTATGGATGAAAATGTTATGACACCTATCGCTAGTATTATTATATTATTATTATTTATTCTTGCAATTACAGCTTTGATAAGCAGTATTATTTGTGGAATTACAATTAGCGATAAATATTTAAAAACCGTTAATAAATTTAATAACAACGTTAAACAAATAAAAAAAGATGGTTTAAAACATCGTTTACAAATAGAAGGTAATGATGAGTTAGGTCAATTAGGTAAAGAATTCAATGATGTTTTAGATCAATTAGAAACATCTTTAAATCAACAAAACCAATTTGTAAGTGATGCTTCACATGAATTAAAAACTCCTTTAGCTATTATCAAAGGAAACTTAGACATGTTACTTCGCTGGGGAAAAGATGATCCTGAAATACTTAATTCTTCATTAGAAATTTCTAGTAAAGAGGCTGATCGATTAATTATGTTGTGTAATGAATTACTTCATTTAACAAGAGAGATGAAGGTCAAATGTAAAGAAGCCATTAATATCATTCCAATTATTAATCAAATTATAAAAGAATTTGAAGAATTACATCCAGATTTCACTTTTACGATAACTATTGATTCTAAGAAGAAAATTTGGATTACTGAAGAACATTTACGACAACTGTTAATTATACTATTAGACAATGCTGTAAAGTATTCTAAAGCTGATAATAAAAAAATTGAATTGAAATTCATAAATTATGAATTAAAAGTTAAAGATTATGGTATAGGTATTGAAGAAAGTAAAATAAATTACATTTTCAATCGTTTTTATAAAACAGATGAATCACGGGTTAAAAACAGTAACAGTTTTGGCTTAGGTTTAGCTATTGCTAAAAGACTATGCGATCATTATGGTTTTAAAATTAGTGTTATTAGTAAACTTAATGAGTATAGTGAATTTACAATAAATTTAAAAAAAGAAGAGGAGAAAGACTTATGA
- a CDS encoding PepSY domain-containing protein — MQILSKYKKQLIISISIIMVIIIIIGIYILHTTLTNINYSKSQAHLIALRTFSGTIISSNIDYDDFQIYYDLEIQNSNQEVVDVVINAKDGKIVSYEYEEGYNDIDY, encoded by the coding sequence ATGCAAATACTTTCAAAGTATAAAAAACAATTAATTATAAGTATTTCAATAATAATGGTTATAATTATTATTATTGGGATATACATCCTTCATACAACTCTTACAAACATCAATTATTCGAAAAGTCAAGCGCATTTAATCGCATTAAGAACTTTTTCAGGAACTATTATTTCTTCTAATATAGATTATGATGATTTTCAAATTTATTATGATTTAGAAATTCAAAACTCTAATCAAGAAGTAGTAGATGTTGTTATTAATGCTAAAGATGGTAAAATTGTTAGTTATGAATACGAGGAGGGATATAATGATATTGATTATTGA